A portion of the Candidatus Pristimantibacillus lignocellulolyticus genome contains these proteins:
- a CDS encoding phosphoglycerate mutase family protein, which yields MRTNLYFVRHAHSIYTPEELTRSLSERGFSDAKIVNQILQKANIDHVISSPYKRAFQTVEGIANYIGEDIVIEKDFKERVLSERPVDDFNYAIQRVWEDYNFSFEGGESNKNAQMRGVRLTLQILDRFNTKNIVIGTHGNIMVLIMNYFDQKYDYNFWKHLDMPDIYKLSFDGTDLKEVIRLWESD from the coding sequence ATGAGAACAAATTTATATTTTGTACGGCATGCTCACTCCATATATACCCCAGAAGAATTAACAAGATCATTATCGGAACGTGGCTTTAGTGATGCTAAAATAGTCAATCAAATATTACAAAAAGCGAATATTGACCATGTCATTTCCAGTCCGTACAAACGAGCATTTCAAACAGTCGAGGGTATTGCTAATTACATAGGTGAAGATATTGTGATTGAAAAGGATTTTAAAGAAAGAGTCCTCTCTGAAAGACCAGTAGACGATTTTAACTATGCCATTCAGCGAGTGTGGGAAGATTATAATTTTTCGTTTGAAGGCGGAGAATCGAATAAAAATGCCCAAATGCGAGGGGTGAGACTAACTTTACAGATCTTAGACAGGTTCAATACTAAGAATATTGTTATAGGAACACATGGTAATATTATGGTTTTAATAATGAATTATTTTGATCAAAAATACGATTATAATTTTTGGAAACATCTTGATATGCCAGACATATATAAATTATCTTTCGACGGAACTGATTTGAAAGAGGTTATTAGGTTGTGGGAAAGTGATTAA
- a CDS encoding MarR family transcriptional regulator, whose product MEIQGKEPLMSVGFLLGATYRKVTALLMHRLKDFDITPEQWSVLYHVADDEGMIQKEIAARTFKDKPTVTRILHQLEHKGFIVRKEDNVDRRSVRIYATEQGRQLIADTTAIEESISDEVRACIGIESHDQLKQYLMELNSYFDKELETEV is encoded by the coding sequence ATGGAAATACAAGGTAAAGAACCGCTGATGTCAGTTGGATTTTTGCTCGGAGCAACATACCGCAAAGTTACAGCATTACTAATGCATCGTTTAAAAGATTTTGATATTACACCGGAGCAATGGTCAGTGCTGTACCATGTCGCTGATGATGAAGGAATGATACAGAAGGAAATTGCAGCCCGCACTTTTAAGGATAAACCAACAGTTACACGCATTTTACATCAGCTTGAGCATAAAGGATTCATCGTACGAAAAGAAGATAATGTGGATCGTCGATCCGTTCGGATCTATGCTACGGAGCAAGGTAGGCAACTCATTGCAGACACCACAGCAATTGAAGAAAGTATTTCTGATGAAGTAAGGGCTTGTATTGGTATAGAGTCTCACGATCAGTTGAAACAGTATTTAATGGAGCTAAATAGTTATTTCGACAAAGAATT